In the genome of Chryseobacterium sp. 52, the window CGCATAACCAATCGTACTACGACTGCTGCTTTCTACTGTTCCATCGTCTTTGATGTAGCCAATAGTTGAACGGCTGCTGTTTTCTACCGTTCCGTCTTTTTTAACGTAACCTACGGTAGAACGGCTTTTGTTTTCTATGGTCCCATCACTTTTGATGTAGCCGATGGTCGAGCGGCTTTTATTCTCAATCGTTCCGTCAGACTTAATATAGCCTACTGTGGAACGGCTGCTGTTTTCAATGGTTCCGTCTGATTTGATATAGCCCGTTGTGCTGCGGCTTCCCGATTCTATGGTTTGTGCACTTACAAAGGAAAGACCGAACAAAAGAAAGCAAATGATTCCTGTTTTTTTCATGATTTTTAAATTTTAATGGGTTATTATTTTTGTTTTTTTTGATGTCTTAAAAATAGCAATTCGTTTTAAAAAAAACAGCGCCACTTACAAATAAGTAGCACTGTTTTTTATAGATCTTGCTTCTGTACTTGCATTGTCATGCTTATCGCTTGATCACTTTTACCGTTTTTACAAAGCCGTTCACTGCATTTACTTTCACCAGATAAACTCCTGATGAGAAAGCAGAAATATCAATGGTTCCTTTAGTATCATTGATATCCTTAGTAAGTACCTGCTGACCCGCCATATTGTAAACCGCTACAGAAAGAATATTTTGGTCAAACGAAACCGTCAGGATATCCTGTACCGGATTTGGATAGACTTTCAGCTGATCTATTGTTGCTGAAATTTCCACAACATTTAAAGTACTGCTTGCAGGACAGCCAACAGGCGTAAAAATTGTTTTTTGAAGAGTTGTACCATCTCCCAGTTGGCCTTTGTCATTAAGACCACAACCTGATAAAAATCCATTAGTATTTATAACAAATCTGTGAAACAAATTGACTGCAACGATTTTTCTATCGGTAGCTGTTCCTATTTGTGTCGGAACCAATCTGCTGACTTTTGTACCGTCACCAAATTGACCAGAATTATTTTGACCCCATGCCCAAAGTGTACCATCTGTTTTGATTCCTCCGGAAGAACTAAAATAGTCAGCATTAATACTCTGCCAATCTGTTGCCGTTCCTATTTGTATTGGAGTGATTTTAGAGACTGTGGTTCCATCGCCTAACTGTCCATCGGAATTACTTCCCCAGGCCCAAAGCGTTCCATCTGTTTTGATGGCTACCGTGTGAAGAAATCCTCCGGCAGCATTTTTCCAATTCGCAGCCGTTCCTACTTGAACCGGTATATTTTTATCGGCAGTAGTTCCGTCTCCCAGCTGTCCGGACCCATTATATCCCCATGTCCATAGTGTTCCATCTGTTTTGATGGCAAGAGTATGTTGTGCACCAGGTGTAACAGTTTTCCAATTATTTGCTGTTCCGATTTGTGTTGGAATATTTCTATTAGTTGTAGTTCCATTGCCTAATTGCCCATGACCGTTAAGCCCCCAAGCCCAAAGTGTTCCATTTGATTTTATAGCTACCGTATGAAAATCACCAGCAGCAATACTTACCCAATCTGTTTCTGTTCCGATTCGTGTTGGAATATTTCTGTTAGTTGTAGTTCCATCACCTAATTGGCCGCCTGAATTATATCCCCACGTCCATAGTGTTCCATCTGTTTTGATGGCTACAGTATGACCATCCCCAGCTGCTATTTTCAGCCAATTATTTCCGGTTCCGATTTGTGTTGGGCTATTTTTCGAAATGGTAGTTCCATCTCCCAGTTGTCCATCAGCATTAGATCCCCATGTCCATAGTCTTCCGTCTTCTTTGAGCCCTACCGAATGATGAGCTCCTGCACTAACATTTTGCCAACACCCTGTTGCATTGGCAGGAAGTGTAGTAAAGGATCCTCCCGGTATCCAATTACCCTTGCTGGATACACAATCAGACGCCACCCACCAATAGTAAGTAGTGTTCGGCAGTAAATTGGTCAAATTGGCTGTTGTAGAAGAAGTATTTCCCTCTATCCCTCCAATAACTGAATTTGTACTATAAAAATATAAATAACCTCCGTTGGGAGCAGATATTGATGCTGTCCAGTTAATCGTAGCTGTTGTAGGCGTAATGCTGGACGCTGAAAATTGCGTTGGAGGCGCACAATTTGAAGGACAGTCAACAGGAGTAAACGTATTTCTTTGATTATTTGTACCATCGCCTAGCTGCCCAACATCATTTCGTCCACAAACTTTTAAAAAGCCGTCAATGTTTTTTACAAGAACATGATAGCCTCCGGCAGACATCAGCATGTTGTCTGAAGAAGAGCCCACCTGTGCAGGCGATGTAATATTCGGAGCTCCACTTGTCCCTTTACCCAGCTGTCCAGAGGTATTGTTACCCCATGACCAAAGGGTGCCATCTGTTTTGTTCGCAAAAGTAAAGATAATTCCGGCTGATACATTTAACCAATTGGTTGCGGTTCCAATTTGTTTTGGTGTATTTCTACTAATAGTACTGCCATCCCCTAATTGTCCATCGGAATTACTTCCCCAAGCCCACAATGTTCCATCTGTTTTAATTCCTAAAGAGTGAGAATTACCCGTATCGATGCTTTTCCAATTAGCAGCTGTTCCGACCTGGACTGGGGTCGTTCTTGTTGTTGTAGTTCCGTCACCTAGCTGACCGTTACTATTATATCCCCAGGCCCAAAGTGTGCCATTTGTTTTCGTAGCAAGACTGTGCAGCCATCCTGTAGCGACACTTTGCCAGTCTGTTGCTGTTCCTATTTGCGTAGGGATGTTTTTTCCTGTGGTTGTACCATCTCCTAATTGTCCATACACGTTATAACCCCAGGCCCAAAGTGTCCCATCTGTTTTGATGGCTACTGTATGGTTACCTTCAGTACTAACACTCTGCCAATTCATTTCTATCCCGATTTGAGTTGGACTCAGCCTATCGGTTGTAGTTCCATCTCCCAATTGTGCATAATGGTTATTTCCCCACGCCCATAGGGTTCCATCTGTTTTGATGGCTACTGTATGAGTGCTTCCTGTTGCTATCTTCAGCCAATTATTTGCCATTCCGATTGGGATAGGGACATTGGTTTTAATGGTCGTTCCATCTCCGAGTTGTCCGGAAGAATTATTTCCCCAGGACCATAATGTTCCATCTGTTTTTATTCCTGCCGAATGCTCAGCTCCTGCACTAAGGGTTTGCCAACATTGAGCAAAGGAATGTAAACTAATGAATATCAATAATAAAAATATTTTCCTCATATTTCAATTTTCATACTATTTTCCTACTCGTATAGCTTTTCGGTTCCGCTTCGTTTAAATGGTTTCTGAACTCCATACAATAGGTCATCTGAATACAAAAACAGTAATTTCAATCAACGAATAAGCCTGATTTTAAAACGATTTCGCAGATCAAAGAGTACCATAACTGACACAACATAAAATTTCCTTCAATTTCAAAAAAGGCATTTCTCACTTCGGATCGAAAGCCAGATATCAGAATTATTTTTCATCCCTGATATTCGTCATTTGATTTGCGGAGATAATCAAATAAACCTTATGGGTTCTATACGAATTGTAGCTCTAAAGAAATTTTGAAGAGTTACTGTTGTTTTAAATTTCCGAAAACAATTAGTTTTGATAAGTTGATAAAAATAAATACAGTGCTGTTTTGTTCATTTTTATGCTTTAATTGATTTTCAGTTTTAGTTTTCAGTTTTTTATTGGAAACAACGTTACCCGTTATAATGACTTTATGATATTAACTACAAAAGTATAGTTTTATCATGGATCATCAAATACTTAGTAAAAGACAATATGGTTATCGTCCTTGAAAATGTAGCCACCAGGATACTTAAAAAAAGCGCCACTTAAAAGATAAGTGACGCTATTTTTTATAGATCATGCTTTCGCACTTTCATTGATCATGTTTATCGCTTGATCACTTTTACCGTTTTTACGAAATCATTCACTGCACTTACTTTCAACAGGTAAACTCCTGATGCGAAAGCAGAAACATCAATGGTTCCTTTAGTATCGTTGATCGCTTTAGTAAGCACATGCTGACCCGCCGCATTGTAAACCGTAACGGAAAGTATCTTCTGATCAAAAGAAACCGTCAGGATATCATGTACCGGATTTGGATAAACTTTCAGCTGATCCATTTGTGTTGCAACTTCACCAGTGCTTAAAACTATACCTGTAGGACAGCCAATAGGAACCAATATTTTCCTTTGAATATTGGTACCGTCTCCAACCTGACCATAGTTATTAATTCCACAGCTTGATAAGAACCCACTGCTATTGATAACAAGCGTATTAGCTGATCCTGCTGCAATAGTTTGCCTATCAGCAGATGATCCTATAAGTGTAGGTGCATATTTATTGGTTAATGTTCCATCTCCTAACTGTCCATAATTATTATTCCCCCATGTCCAAAGCGTTCCATCAGTTTTGATTGCAGCAGAAGAACTATTACGGCCAGCATCTATACTGCGCCAATTTGTTGCTGTCCCGATTTGTGTCGGAATGTTGGTTGAACCTGTAGATGTAGTTCCATTTCCAAGCTCCCCAATGAAATTGCTTCCCCAGGTCCACAGTGTTCCATCAGTTTTTATCCCTACCGAATGACTATGTCCTCCATCAACATTTCTCCAATTCGTAGCCATTCCAATTTTAACAGGCACAGTTTTATTGGTCCCGGTTCCATCACCTAGCTCACCATATCCGTTATATCCCCAACCCCAGAGTGTTCCGTTTGTTTGTATGGCGAAACTATGTTCTGCTCCTGCTGCGACACTTTGCCAGTCCGTTAATGTTCCAATCTGTATAGGCACAGTTTTATTGGTAGTTGTACCATCACCTAATTGTCCCCAAATATTACGTCCCCAAGCCCAAAGTGTTCCATTTGATTTTAGAGCTATCGTATGATTGTAACCAGAGGCAATACTAACC includes:
- a CDS encoding T9SS type A sorting domain-containing protein, translated to MRKIFLLLIFISLHSFAQCWQTLSAGAEHSAGIKTDGTLWSWGNNSSGQLGDGTTIKTNVPIPIGMANNWLKIATGSTHTVAIKTDGTLWAWGNNHYAQLGDGTTTDRLSPTQIGIEMNWQSVSTEGNHTVAIKTDGTLWAWGYNVYGQLGDGTTTGKNIPTQIGTATDWQSVATGWLHSLATKTNGTLWAWGYNSNGQLGDGTTTTRTTPVQVGTAANWKSIDTGNSHSLGIKTDGTLWAWGSNSDGQLGDGSTISRNTPKQIGTATNWLNVSAGIIFTFANKTDGTLWSWGNNTSGQLGKGTSGAPNITSPAQVGSSSDNMLMSAGGYHVLVKNIDGFLKVCGRNDVGQLGDGTNNQRNTFTPVDCPSNCAPPTQFSASSITPTTATINWTASISAPNGGYLYFYSTNSVIGGIEGNTSSTTANLTNLLPNTTYYWWVASDCVSSKGNWIPGGSFTTLPANATGCWQNVSAGAHHSVGLKEDGRLWTWGSNADGQLGDGTTISKNSPTQIGTGNNWLKIAAGDGHTVAIKTDGTLWTWGYNSGGQLGDGTTTNRNIPTRIGTETDWVSIAAGDFHTVAIKSNGTLWAWGLNGHGQLGNGTTTNRNIPTQIGTANNWKTVTPGAQHTLAIKTDGTLWTWGYNGSGQLGDGTTADKNIPVQVGTAANWKNAAGGFLHTVAIKTDGTLWAWGSNSDGQLGDGTTVSKITPIQIGTATDWQSINADYFSSSGGIKTDGTLWAWGQNNSGQFGDGTKVSRLVPTQIGTATDRKIVAVNLFHRFVINTNGFLSGCGLNDKGQLGDGTTLQKTIFTPVGCPASSTLNVVEISATIDQLKVYPNPVQDILTVSFDQNILSVAVYNMAGQQVLTKDINDTKGTIDISAFSSGVYLVKVNAVNGFVKTVKVIKR
- a CDS encoding 5-fold beta-flower protein; this encodes MKKTGIICFLLFGLSFVSAQTIESGSRSTTGYIKSDGTIENSSRSTVGYIKSDGTIENKSRSTIGYIKSDGTIENKSRSTVGYVKKDGTVENSSRSTIGYIKDDGTVESSSRSTIGYAKGIKKEWAAVVYFFFKLD